The Podospora pseudocomata strain CBS 415.72m chromosome 1 map unlocalized CBS415.72m_1, whole genome shotgun sequence genome has a segment encoding these proteins:
- a CDS encoding uncharacterized protein (COG:B; EggNog:ENOG503P8N0), with amino-acid sequence MSFVDDYMEDAPLQLIQSDLQESVEVSYSRESSIALDFAGGAGPTVVNLHEEEDLIINEQFTMPPALPEADMGLGAGLFDDKLAPSPSKKRGRPLRSSTGTSSETPAKSTPAAKTPRSTQSVGKSSATPKSAKNSAGPKSASHSTGRKRKAEEIETEAETSPEAEAEVETTPAVKRGRAGRPARTAGKAASARLSLKAAKEPTRGRPKGPAATTKPKNKGGRPKKDTSGVASEEVYEVEAIRDSRIDDKTKAHKFLVKWKGYPENENTWEPRSNLKGAEELVREFEKSQKKTKAADAAVKVSAPKKEKAEKPAAEKKVAPAKGRGKAKAVKKVAPAKKPVGRPG; translated from the exons ATGTCGTTCGTGGATGACTACATGGAGGATGCTCCTCTCCAATTGATCCAAAGCGACTTGCAAGA GTCTGTTGAGGTTTCATACTCAAGAGAGAGCTCAATCGCTCTCGATTTCGCCGGTGGTGCTGGCCCGACTGTGGTCAACCttcatgaagaagaggatctCATCATAAACGAGCAGTTCACCATGCCGCCCGCCCTTCCAGAAGCCGATATGGGCTTGGGTGCCGGTCTCTTCGATGATAAACTCGCGCCTTCCCCGTCGAAAAAGCGGGGCCGCCCTTTGAGATCCTCTACTGGGACTTCTTCCGAGACGCCCGCCAAGTCGACACCGGCTGCGAAGACTCCTCGTTCAACCCAGAGTGTTGGCAAGTCTTCTGCTACGCCCAAATCTGCTAAGAACAGTGCGGGTCCTAAGAgcgccagccacagcacAGGCCGTAAGCGCAAGGCTGAAGAGATCGagaccgaggccgagacgTCTCCTgaagctgaagctgaagTTGAAACGACACCAGCGGTAAAGCGTGGTCGTGCCGGAAGGCCTGCCCGTACTGCAGGCAAGGCCGCCAGTGCGCGACTCTCACTTAAGGCTGCTAAGGAGCCTACTCGTGGTCGTCCCAAGGGGCCCGCT gccaccACTAAGCCCAAGAACAAGGGCGGTCGTCCCAAGAAGGACACATCTGGCGTCGCCTCTGAAGAGGTTTACGAAGTCGAAGCCATCCGTGACTCGAGAATCgacgacaagaccaaggctCACAAGTTCCTCGTCAAGTGGAAGGGCTATCCCGAAAATGAAAACACCTGGGAGCCCAGGTCTAACCTCAAAGGAGCCGAAGAATTAGTCCGTGAGTTTGAGAAGAGCCAAAAGAAGACCAAGGCTGCGgatgctgccgtcaaggTATCAGCacccaagaaggagaaggcggagaagcCAGCAGCCGAAAAGAAGGTGGCCCCTGCTAAGGGTAGGGGCAAGGCGAAGGCCGTGAAGAAGGTTGCGCCGGCAAAAAAGCCCGTGGGGCGGCcggggtga
- a CDS encoding uncharacterized protein (EggNog:ENOG503NXU3; COG:J) — protein sequence MVSKQEKVLPLPKPGERNILVTSALPYVNNVPHLGNIIGSVLSADVFARFWRGRGGNVLFVGGTDEFGTTTSLRAREEGVAPQELCDKYYKIHKDVYEWFNISFDIFGRTTNDRHTEITHDIFKELWEEGLIEIRDSEQLWCEQCKGFVFDRLVEGTCPECGCEEARGDQCGDCDWVFDITELVEPKCKIHGGRPALRPSKHLFLKLDIHGPLLENQAKEQGENWLVNAKEINGNSSICITRDGLDWGTPVPGRLAGFDGKVFYPWWDALLGYISITASGMEGESWRAWWRPSTPIAMKSHDDNDSSFYKPGDNTPKSDVGVRLSQFLGADNIFFHGILFPATLLPLDPPYTAPRHIASTRFLTYQGGRFSKSLGVGVFGDNAQQTGLSADVFRFFLLQSRPEGMEDTDFTWDRLVEVHNELFVGKIGRLVRKVLTDLNGVVPHSHDHINGPLLSSMGQTIKRFNGGVHKLLVQYVTQLENSELRGGLMTTLELTCGGIALLDLVSNRVMLTDTCERQAVLEVGINLVYLVVRMLEPYIPKTVESLYEVLGVERPTGRLEKDWLGDQGPIKPGHEVGKWEEVEALFERIWPEKAKMWELKFGGKKKRKGEVLVCEEAKRREKI from the exons ATGGTGTCCAAACAGGAGAAAGTGTTGCCGCTCCCCAAGCCGGGCGAGCGCAATATTTTGGTCACTTCGGCGCTCCCTTATGTGAACAATGTCCCGCACTTGGGGAATATTATCGGGTCGGTGCTCTCGGCGGATGTGTTTgcgaggttttggagggggaggggggggaatgTGCTTTTTGTGGGAG GAACGGACGAGTTCGGCACTACAACCTCCCTCCGGGCACGCGAGGAAGGCGTTGCGCCCCAAGAGTTGTGTGACAAGTATTATAAGATCCACAAGGACGTGTACGAGTGGTTCAATATCAGCTTCGACATCTTTGGACGGACGACGAATGACCGGCACACGGAAATCACACACGACATCTTCAAAGAGTTGTGGGAAGAAGGGCTGATTGAGATCAGGGATTCGGAACAGCTTTGGTGTGAGCAGTGTAAAGGGTTTGTGTTTGAtcggttggtggaggggacaTGCCCGGAGTGTGGCTGCGAGGAGGCGAGAG GTGACCAGTGTGGGGATTGTGACTGGGTTTTTGACATTACGGAGTTGGTTGAGCCGAAGTGTAAGATCCACGGGGGAAGGCCAGCACTAAGGCCGAGCAAGCACTTGTTTTTGAAACTTGACATTCATGGCCCGTTGCTCGAGAACCAGGCTAAGGAACAAGGAGAGAATTGGTTGGTAAACGCGAAGGAAATCAATGGGAACTCTTCTATATGTATAACAAGGGATGGACTGGACTGGGGAACACCGGTGCCCGGGCGGTTGGCAGGGTTCGACGGGAAAGTTTTCTATCCGTGGTGGGATGCGTTGCTCGGATATATTTCCATCACGGCAAGTGGGATGGAAGGGGAAAGCTGGAGGGCGTGGTGGCGGCCTTCGACACCCATCGCCATGAAAAgccacgacgacaacgacagcTCTTTCTACAAACCTGGTGATAACACACCCAAGTCGGATGTAGGCGTTCGGCTATCCCAGTTTCTCGGCGCAGACAACATCTTCTTCCATGGGATCTTGTTTCCTGCCACGCTACTTCCCTTGGATCCTCCCTACACAGCTCCTCGCCACATCGCTTCAACAAGATTTCTCACCTACCAGGGCGGCAGATTCTCTAAATCCCTTGGGGTGGGGGTATTTGGCGACAATGCTCAGCAAACTGGCCTCTCGGCTGATGTCTTTCgattcttcctcctccagtcCCGCCCTGAGGGCATGGAAGACACGGATTTCACCTGGGACAGGCTGGTCGAGGTCCACAATGAACTTTTTGTCGGTAAGATCGGGAGACTGGTCCGCAAAGTCCTCACGGATCTCAACGGTGTGGTGCCTCACAGCCACGATCATATCAATGGGCCACTGCTTTCGTCTATGGGACAGACGATTAAGCGCTTCAACGGAGGTGTACACAAGCTACTGGTGCAGTACGTTACCCAGCTTGAAAACTCGGAGTTGAGGGGTGGCTTGATGACAACTCTGGAGTTAACTTGTGGAGGCATTGCTCTCTTGGACCTGGTCAGTAACAGGGTTATGTTGACGGACACATGTGAGCGGCAGGCtgttttggaggtggggatCAATCTGGTAtacttggtggtgaggatgctAGAGCCTTATATTCCTAAGACTGTAGAGTCGCTTTACGAGGTGCTCGGAGTGGAACGGCCTACAGGAAGACTTGAGAAGGATTGGCTTGGGGATCAGGGACCGATAAAGCCGGGACATGAGGTtgggaagtgggaggaggtggaggccTTGTTTGAACGTATCTGGCCCGAGAAGGCAAAGATGTGGGAGCTGAAGTTTGGAggcaagaaaaagagaaagggagAGGTCTTGGTGTGTGAagaggcgaagaggagggagaagatttAG
- a CDS encoding uncharacterized protein (COG:I; COG:J; COG:T; EggNog:ENOG503NTYP), whose amino-acid sequence MFLSEYFQHKRDCKFKQAQRQQRIDALPAEYKSPVTPDEKEIFSAPIDSLVANVQNGTTHPLSILRAYGKLALRAHSQTNCLTEIMFSSAEQWINAARTKTEVDKGGNPLPNLEGSLAGIPVSLKDTIIVGGYDTTVGYSSFVGNDDGKDGAMVRMLKDMGAVPHVKTNCPITLLSFESGNDVWGRAENPFKKGYSPGGSTGGESALLAMGGSRIGVGSDVAGSVRLPAHWAGCYALRCSTGRWPKAGIKTSMPGQEGVPSVYSPMARTLGDLRYFTREVIEFGPWRYDGTVHPLAWRGEMEKGFEQKEKLKVGVMWTDGVVDPSPACRRALETVVNALKAQGHEIVELDGEHAPPDLYEGLKIASLVLNADGGQMFDSFRRPGEWLDTGAAQIKSLASWWNPFRWFYYLWVKYVRRDHVWAGLVENWRAQSAFENWKLVARREEYRAKWFEWWNQQGLDVIVSVPNATPALPLNAMKDAFSSSGVLPVTKVQAELDGLPEDFNIRKLNGVARGAYKYYDAEKMDGLPVGVQVIGRRLEEEKVLAVMQRVEDALGEDKYQPISVGRLQLE is encoded by the exons atgtTTCTAAGCGAGTACTTTCAGCACAAACGGGACTG CAAGTTCAAGCAAGCCCAACGCCAACAACGGATCGACGCCCTCCCAGCAGAGTACAAATCACCCGTCACCCCAGACGAAAAGGAGATATTTTCCGCGCCAATCGATTCACTGGTCGCCAATGTCCAAAACGGCACCACCCATCCGCTGAGCATCCTCCGCGCGTATGGAAAGCTTGCGCTAAGGGCGCACTCTCAGACTAACTGCCTAACGGAGATTATGTTTTCTTCAGCGGAGCAGTGGATCAACGCTGCACGCACCAAAACAGAAGTAGACAAGGGAGGGAACCCGCTGCCGAACCTAGAGGGGTCGTTAGCGGGTATCCCGGTGTCGCTGAAGGATACGATCATTGTTGGGGGGTATGACACGACGGTGGGGTACAGCTCGTTTGTGGGAAACGACGACGGCAAAGATGGggcgatggtgaggatgctgAAGGATATGGGGGCTGTGCCGCATGTCAAGACGAATTGTCCGATTACGTTGTTGAGTTTTGAGAGCGGGAACGAtgtttgggggagggcagAGAATCCGTTTAAAAAAGGGTATAGTCCCGGGGGGAGTACGGGGGGTGAGAGCGCGCTGTTGGCTATGGGGGGGAGTAggattggggttgggagcgATGTGGCGGGGAGCGTGAGGTTGCCGGCGCATTGGGCAGGTTGTTATGCGTTGAGGTGCTCGACGGGGAGGTGGCCTAAGGCGGGAATCAAGACTAGTATGCCTGGGCAGGAGGGGGTGCCGAGTGTGTACAGTCCTATGGCGAGGACGTTGGGGGATTTGAGGTATTTTACTAGGGAGGTGATTGAATTTGGGCCGTGGAGGTATGATGGGACTGTTCACCCTCTTgcgtggaggggggagatggagaaggggtttgagcagaaggagaagttgaAGGTTGGGGTGATGTGGAcggatggggttgttgatccgAGTCCTGCCTGTCGGAGGGCGTTGGAGACGGTTGTGAATGCGTTGAAGGCGCAGGGGCACGAGATTGTTGAGTTGGATGGAGAGCACGCGCCGCCGGATCTGTatgaggggttgaagattGCCTCACTGGTGTTGAATGCGGATGGCGGGCAGATGTTTGACTCTTTTAGGCGACCTGGGGAGTGGCTGGATACTGGAGCTGCTCAGATCAAATCACTGGCGAGTTGGTGGAACCCGTTTAGATGGTTCTATTACCTTTGGGTGAAGTATGTCAGGAGAGATCACGTTTGGGCTGGTTTGGTTGAGAATTGGAGAGCACAGTCGGCTTTTGAGAACTGGAAGCTGGTTGCTCGGAGAGAGGAGTACAGAGCCAAGTGGTTTGAGTGGTGGAATCAGCAGGGTTTGGATGTCATTGTTTCGGTTCCGAATGCAACGCCTGCGCTGCCCCTGAATGCGATGAAGGATGCTTTCAGCAGCT CCGGCGTCCTTCCCGTAACCAAGGTCCAAGCCGAACTTGACGGCCTTCCAGAAGACTTCAACATCAGAAAGCTCAATGGTGTTGCTCGTGGGGCCTACAAGTACTACGACGCCGAGAAGATGGATGGCCTGCCCGTGGGCGTGCAGGTTATTGGTCGCCgactggaagaagaaaaggttCTGGCGGTGATGCAGCGGGTGGAAGACGCCCTGGGAGAGGACAAGTATCAGCCCATCAGTGTCGGCAGACTTCAGCTAGAGTAG
- the CAC2 gene encoding Chromatin assembly factor 1 subunit (COG:B; COG:L; EggNog:ENOG503NXAC; BUSCO:EOG092611HB), which translates to MKAQPLIINWHVDVNPYPIYSAHFQPNGGGRLATGAGDNKVRLWKIEDDGEDRKVDYLATLSTHTQAVNVVRWAPKGDILASAGDDGNVILWVPSDSRSAGFGEEADPEAKEFWRRKHMCRSSGTEIFDLAWAPDASYFIIGSMDNVARIYNAATGTLVRQIAEHSHYVQGVAWDPLNEYIATQSSDRAVHIYSLKTKDGQYTLGCNDKEPSKIASHVKADLPARRISSHSPAPPELGYRSVLDNVPGVAIGSPVPSAPGTPTSMALPMNPPSVVSHSRRSSFSSRRSVSPAPSMPLPAVMPIEASPKPHMHGASLGMKNASLYANETLTSFFRRLTFTPDGSLLLTPAGQYQTQHQVEGQKPTFEVTNTVYIYTRGGINKPPIAHLPGHKKPSVAVRCSPIVYTLRQSPPVTKHITIDTSSSEDAIPPLPEAVTKPSPAPSQMEPPPPPSLVETVTSNSRVLSLETGVQTPGPKPAFALPYRMIYAVATQDSVLLYDTQQHTPICIVSNLHCATFTDLTWSSDGLTLLISSSDGFCSTLSFLPGELGTVYTGELGPPKPQGTAVSNQNTPVPTPTSVLAPPSPFPNGSQHRHRDSAGSFTAPSPPPAASFVNPRPGSPARSNSASSVITQTSGAQTGVLNNPPLIAGQVPSLTAVNSGKVTGVPITTPPETPRSSFVPPPTGTKRDTNEAETDDSLGNQNKRRRIAPTLVDSSTESNNGAGSEGSRA; encoded by the exons ATGAAGGCCCAAccgctcatcatcaactggCATGTTGATGTCAACCCATATCCTATATACTCTGCACATTTCCAGCCCAATGGTGGTGGACGACTGGCTACTGGTGCTGGAGACAACAAGGTCCGA CTCTGGAAGAtcgaagatgatggcgaAGACCGCAAGGTGGATTATCTAGCCACTCTTTCAACACATACACAAGCCGTGAATGTGGTACGGTGGGCTCCGAAAG GCGACATCCTCGCATCTGCTGGTGACGACGGTAATGTGATCCTATGGGTCCCTTCTGACTCCCGATCCGCTGgctttggggaggaggcggaccCCGAAGCCAAAGAGTTTTGGCGGAGAAAACACATGTGCAGGTCTTCTGGGACGGAGATTTTCGATTTGGCTTGGGCGCCGGATGCATCCTACTTCATTATCGGAAGTATGGATAACGTTGCCCGAATCTACAACGCTGCAACAG GCACGCTGGTTCGACAAATTGCCGAACATAGTCACTATGTCCAGGGTGTTGCATGGGACCCGTTGAACGAGTATATCGCCACGCAATCCTCGGATCGTGCCGTGCATATTTACTCGCTGAAGACCAAGGACGGGCAGTATACTCTAGGCTGCAACGATAAAGAGCCATCAAAAATTGCAAGCCACGTCAAAGCTGATCTTCCGGCGCGGCGGATCTCTTCCCACAGTCCCGCCCCTCCTGAATTGGGGTATCGGTCAGTTCTTGACAATGTGCCAGGAGTGGCGATTGGCTCTCCTGTCCCATCCGCTCCAGGGACCCCCACCTCAATGGCTCTCCCGATGAACCCCCCAAGTGTTGTTAGTCACAGCCGGAGGTCATCGTTCTCTTCGAGACGCTCGGTCTCACCAGCGCCGTCGATGCCGTTGCCGGCAGTGATGCCGATAGAGGCTTCGCCAAAGCCGCACATGCATGGCGCAAGCTTAGGGATGAAGAACGCGAGTCTCTACGCAAACGAGACTCTGACTTCCTTCTTCAGGCGACTTACTTTTACTCCCGACGGAAGTCTTCTTCTCACCCCTGCTGGGCAATATCAGACCCAGCACCAAGTTGAGGGCCAGAAACCCACGTTCGAGGTGACAAATACCGTGTACATTTACACCAGAGGAGGCATCAACAAACCTCCCATTGCACATCTACCAGGGCACAAAAAGCCATCTGTCGCAGTCAGATGTTCACCAATCGTGTATACGCTGAGGCAGTCACCTCCTGTTACCAAGCATATTACTATCGACACATCTTCTTCTGAAGATGCCATCCCGCCGTTGCCCGAGGCTGTCACAAAACCTTCCCCAGCACCCTCACAGATGGAgccccctccgccgccgtcattGGTTGAAACAGTCACGTCCAACTCCAGGGTGCTGAGTTTGGAGACAGGCGTGCAAACACCAGGACCCAAGCCTGCCTTTGCATTGCCGTATCGAATGATATATGCGGTGGCTACCCAGGATTCGGTGTTGTTGTACGATACTCAACAACACACCCCGATCTGTATCGTGAGCAACCTTCATTGCGCCACATTTACTGATTTGACTTG GTCAAGTGATGGTTTGACGCTGCTGATCTCGTCTTCGGATGGATTCTGCTCTACATTGTCGTTCCTGCCGGGTGAGCTTGGTACTGTGTACACGGGCGAACTCGGGCCTCCAAAGCCCCAAGGCACTGCTGTCTCGAACCAAAATACGCCTGTACCAACCCCCACTTCGGTGCtggcacctccttccccttttccaaacGGCTCCCAGCATCGCCATCGCGACTCTGCCGGCTCGTTTACagccccatctcctccaccagccgcATCTTTTGTCAACCCAAGGCCGGGGTCACCAGCAAGGTCCAACTCGGCGTCTTCAGTGATTACTCAGACGTCTGGTGCTCAGACTGGGGTGTTGAACAACCCGCCACTAATAGCTGGTCAGGTTCCCAGCCTGACAGCGGTGAACTCTGGCAAGGTGACGGGAGttcccatcaccactccCCCAGAAACACCCCGAAGCTCGTTTGTCCCGCCGCCGACAGGCACCAAGCGGGATACCAATGAAGCGGAGACAGATGACTCGTTGGGCAACCAGAATAAGCGAAGGCGTATTGCGCCTACACTGGTGGACTCATCGACAGAGTCAAACAACGGTGCTGGCAGCGAAGGATCGAGGGCTTAG